The Bacteroidales bacterium genome has a segment encoding these proteins:
- the hypF gene encoding carbamoyltransferase HypF produces the protein MKKSYKVVVKGLVQGVGFRPFVFRIAKRSGLNGNVENRNDGVIINIEGTQKEIDEFLKLLKIEAPPASNIESVTVELTEIKDYTNFEIVKSKNTSDEITEVSPDISVCDDCLKDLKNQEHRIHYPFINCTNCGPRFTIIKDLPYDRDKTTMKDFMMCSTCHHEYTDVLDRRFHAQPVACNNCGPVYEMHVKGKIISEFEMILKTAAAVIDNGLVLAMKGLGGFHIACDALNAEAVKRLRKLKNRESKPFALMCRDVDALGKYVEISEVEKKSLTSWRKPIVILKEKSPLKIPDSVSNGLGTVGVMLPYMPFHYLLFEKLKTDLMVLTSGNISDEPIIIDNAQAEKKLSKISDALLIYNRDIYNRTDDSLIFIANEKERIIRRSRGYVPNPVNLAFNAEGIFAAGAELKNCFCVGKGKQAIISQHIGDLKNLETYEFYKETVNQFKKLFRINPVLAVGDMHPDYLSTRFVNEMNVPKIFVQHHHAHVASCMAEHHLDEKVIGVSFDGTGYGDDRNIWGGEFFICDLDNYERISHFEYMPIPGGDKVSEEPWRMAISYLYKFYGKEFLKFNLPFLKNISSEKINLLIQAIDKKLNCPLTSSAGRLFDAVAAISNICTANGFEAEAPMRLESAINKVCKEKYKYTFNGTISFEQTIKGIVDDIINSVEPSVISAKFHNAIISVILDVVNSVKEKYNLNKVVLSGGVFQNRYLIENTERLLKENKFEVYTHSKVPSNDGGVALGQLAVAAKRRSLISSKS, from the coding sequence GTTTTTCGTATTGCAAAACGATCGGGTTTGAACGGAAATGTTGAGAACAGAAATGATGGAGTAATAATAAATATAGAAGGAACACAGAAAGAAATAGATGAATTCCTGAAATTATTAAAAATCGAAGCGCCTCCTGCATCCAATATTGAATCGGTAACAGTTGAGCTGACCGAAATAAAAGATTATACCAATTTCGAAATTGTAAAAAGTAAAAATACTTCGGATGAAATAACTGAAGTCAGTCCTGATATTTCTGTTTGTGATGATTGCCTTAAAGATTTGAAAAACCAGGAGCATCGTATCCATTATCCGTTCATCAACTGCACGAATTGTGGTCCGCGCTTTACCATTATAAAGGATTTGCCATACGACCGCGATAAAACAACAATGAAAGATTTTATGATGTGTTCAACATGTCATCATGAATATACCGATGTGCTGGACCGCAGATTCCATGCACAACCTGTAGCTTGCAATAATTGCGGACCGGTTTATGAAATGCATGTAAAAGGAAAGATAATTTCTGAATTCGAAATGATATTAAAAACAGCAGCAGCCGTAATTGATAACGGACTGGTGCTGGCAATGAAAGGACTGGGTGGCTTTCACATTGCCTGCGATGCTTTGAATGCGGAAGCCGTAAAGCGTCTCCGTAAATTAAAAAACAGGGAAAGCAAGCCCTTTGCCTTGATGTGCAGGGATGTTGATGCACTCGGAAAATATGTGGAGATTTCAGAAGTGGAAAAAAAATCGTTGACATCGTGGCGCAAACCTATTGTTATATTAAAAGAAAAATCACCATTAAAAATTCCTGATTCAGTTAGTAATGGACTCGGAACAGTAGGAGTGATGCTGCCATACATGCCTTTTCATTATTTGCTTTTTGAAAAATTGAAAACGGATTTAATGGTTCTGACCAGCGGGAATATTTCTGATGAGCCCATTATTATTGATAATGCGCAAGCAGAAAAAAAATTATCAAAAATTTCGGATGCACTTTTAATATACAATCGTGATATTTATAACCGTACCGATGATTCCCTGATTTTTATAGCAAATGAAAAAGAACGAATCATAAGGCGTTCGCGTGGGTATGTTCCGAATCCGGTTAATCTTGCTTTTAATGCCGAAGGGATTTTTGCTGCCGGCGCTGAACTGAAAAATTGTTTTTGTGTTGGCAAAGGAAAACAAGCGATCATCAGTCAGCATATTGGTGATTTAAAAAATTTGGAAACGTATGAATTTTATAAGGAAACGGTAAATCAGTTTAAAAAACTTTTCAGGATAAACCCGGTACTTGCTGTTGGCGATATGCATCCCGATTACCTTTCCACGCGTTTTGTAAATGAAATGAATGTTCCGAAAATCTTTGTTCAGCATCATCACGCGCATGTGGCATCGTGCATGGCTGAGCATCATCTTGATGAAAAGGTCATAGGTGTTAGTTTTGACGGAACAGGTTATGGCGATGACAGAAATATCTGGGGTGGTGAATTTTTTATATGCGACCTGGATAATTATGAACGCATTTCGCATTTTGAATATATGCCCATTCCAGGTGGGGATAAGGTTTCGGAAGAACCATGGCGAATGGCAATTTCCTATTTGTATAAATTTTATGGAAAAGAATTTTTAAAATTCAATTTGCCATTTTTAAAAAATATTTCTTCTGAAAAAATAAATCTTTTAATTCAGGCGATAGATAAAAAATTAAACTGTCCGTTGACTTCCAGCGCCGGAAGATTATTTGATGCGGTTGCCGCAATTTCAAACATTTGTACAGCAAATGGTTTTGAAGCTGAAGCTCCCATGCGACTGGAATCGGCAATCAACAAGGTTTGTAAAGAAAAATATAAATATACTTTTAATGGAACTATTTCTTTTGAACAGACAATAAAAGGTATAGTTGATGATATAATTAATTCAGTTGAACCTTCGGTTATTTCTGCGAAATTCCATAATGCAATAATTTCAGTAATTTTGGATGTTGTAAATTCAGTAAAAGAAAAATATAATTTAAATAAAGTTGTTTTATCGGGAGGCGTTTTTCAGAACAGGTATTTGATTGAAAATACAGAACGTTTACTGAAGGAAAATAAATTTGAAGTTTATACGCATAGCAAAGTGCCATCGAATGATGGTGGTGTAGCGCTTGGACAGTTGGCTGTGGCAGCGAAGAGGCGAAGCTTAATTAGTAGTAAGTCGTAA
- a CDS encoding HypC/HybG/HupF family hydrogenase formation chaperone: MCLSIPAEIVSIDGEMAKVSIGGTFVNASLQLLENPKVGEFILLHSGFAIEKLSPEEAEETLKLFKELGELDNQL; encoded by the coding sequence ATGTGTTTAAGTATTCCTGCAGAAATAGTATCGATAGATGGAGAAATGGCAAAGGTTTCTATTGGAGGAACTTTTGTTAATGCAAGTCTTCAGTTATTGGAGAACCCTAAAGTAGGGGAGTTTATTTTATTACATTCCGGTTTTGCCATTGAAAAACTAAGTCCGGAAGAAGCCGAAGAAACGTTAAAATTATTTAAAGAACTTGGAGAATTAGATAATCAATTATAA